Proteins encoded in a region of the Vitis riparia cultivar Riparia Gloire de Montpellier isolate 1030 chromosome 7, EGFV_Vit.rip_1.0, whole genome shotgun sequence genome:
- the LOC117918451 gene encoding uncharacterized protein LOC117918451 isoform X2, with product MGPTICLSLERRVSSQEHADCLETVSPSCGCIVMTWAVLSGYLQGTEIACRDYPHSRDQCAKFPFNSTTHDRHCDQCHCYVCDSLAPCGHWGTGMNIVDHCHATNKDEFWVNQRKSFRLGKSQQVPIQKHATALPQVSQNSSFPLLQPNPIWQNQVSRPTSIHACSSRTNVGVPNTASLTRNQRSEVDFGRTRFQPHLVSQKPHGTQSNIINRKDRGHGFGPLGPQFSSSQPMFKRTGSGRGALTANRSGYGLPNNINHAYTTFSRNVPQRATPNDGTSSRWHDHLPGVALDSAKHQTTQPNMGSIFSNTVPSQPQAYGQPILQSNDCQGTYLHGNQAQNVVNPSFADISGSWPGGTSHSDQPPPIENSQLQSAEPTFIPSVMEFNPQFPVSTNPDPLDLFDSWILENQSVQGAPEGSVPNGLNLTSQDHAPAPVDAGMLFFDFETSWKSLHA from the exons ATGGGTCCGACGATTTGCTTGTCGTTGGAGAGAAGGGTCAG CTCTCAGGAACATGCTGATTGTTTGGAGACTGTTTCTCCATCATGTGGGTGCATTGTTATGACTTGGGCAGTTCTATCCGGTTATCTGCAAGGCACTGAG ATTGCATGCAGAGATTACCCTCACTCACGGGACCAATGTGCtaaatttccttttaattcTACCACACATGATAGGCACTGTGACCAG TGCCATTGTTACGTCTGCGATTCACTTGCCCCTTGTGGCCATTGGGGGACTGGTATGAACATTGTTGACCATTGTCATGCCACTAATAAAGATGAGTTTTGGGTAAATCAGAGGAAAAGTTTCAGGCTAGGGAAAAGTCAGCAAGTACCTATTCAAAAACACGCCACAGCATTGCCCCAAGTTAGCCAAAATTCATCATTTCCTCTATTGCAACCCAACCCCATATGGCAGAATCAGGTTTCTAGGCCAACCTCAATCCATGCTTGCTCTTCCCGAACCAATGTTGGTGTCCCAAACACGGCAAGCCTAACTAGAAACCAGAGGTCAGAAGTTGATTTTGGCAGAACTAGATTCCAACCGCATTTGGTCTCACAAAAGCCGCATGGTACACAGAGTAATATTATTAACCGGAAGGACAGAGGTCATGGTTTTGGACCTTTAGGCCCCCAATTTTCCTCTTCCCAACCAATGTTTAAAAGGACAGGTTCTGGCAGAGGTGCCTTGACTGCTAATCGGTCAGGTTATGGTTTGCCTAACAACATTAATCATGCTTATACAACATTTTCTAGAAATGTCCCCCAAAGAGCGACGCCAAATGACGGAACTTCTAGTAGGTGGCACGACCACCTTCCTGGAGTGGCTTTGGATTCTGCTAAACATCAGACCACCCAGCCAAACATGGGCAGCATCTTTTCAAATACAGTGCCTTCACAACCACAAGCATACGGTCAGCCTATTCTTCAGTCAAATGATTGCCAAGGTACATATCTGCATGGGAATCAAGCTCAAAATGTTGTGAATCCAAGTTTTGCCGATATCAGTGGAAGTTGGCCAGGAGGTACCAGCCATAGCGACCAACCACCTCCAATAGAAAACTCCCAACTTCAAAGTGCAGAGCCAACATTTATACCATCTGTCATGGAATTCAATCCGCAGTTTCCTGTTAGTACGAATCCTGATCCATTGGACCTATTTGACAGCTGGATTCTGGAAAACCAGTCTGTTCAGGGGGCTCCTGAAGGTTCTGTGCCCAATGGATTGAATTTAACTTCTCAGGATCATGCCCCGGCCCCAGTAGATGCAGGAATGCTTTTTTTTGATTTCGAAACCTCTTGGAAAAGTCTGCATGCTTAG
- the LOC117918452 gene encoding probable aspartic proteinase GIP2, whose translation MASSISYFLFFSSLLFISSSNAQSSFRPHALVIPVSKDSSTLQYVTSINQRTPLVPLQLVVDLGGQFLWVDCEQNYVSSSYRPARCRSAQCSLARGSGCGNCFSAPKPGCNNNTCSVQPDNTVTRTASSDELAEDAVSVQSTDGSNPGRSVSVSKFLFSCAPTSLLEGLASGAKGMAGLGRTRIALPSQFASAFSFHRKFAICLSSSTTADGVILLGDGSYGLLPNVDASQLLIYTPLILNPVSTASAHSQGEPSAEYFIGVKSIQINEKAVPLNTSLLSINSKGVGGTKISTVNPYTVMETSIYSAFTKAFISAAASMNITRVAAVAPFSVCFSSKNVYSTRGGAAVPTIGLVLQNNSVVWRIFGANSMVFVNGDVLCLGFVDGGANPRTSIVIGGYQLEDNLLQFDLAASRLGFSSSLLFSQTTCSNFNFTSN comes from the coding sequence ATGGCTTCCTCTATTTCctactttctcttcttttcctccCTACTCTTCATTTCATCCTCTAATGCCCAGTCATCGTTCAGGCCTCATGCCCTTGTTATTCCCGTCTCAAAAGATAGCTCTACTCTCCAATATGTGACCAGTATCAACCAAAGGACCCCCCTTGTGCCTCTCCAACTTGTGGTTGATCTTGGGGGCCAGTTCTTGTGGGTTGATTGTGAGCAAAATTACGTGTCTTCCTCATACCGCCCGGCGCGGTGCAGGTCAGCCCAATGCTCACTAGCCAGGGGCAGTGGCTGTGGGAATTGCTTCTCAGCCCCTAAGCCAGGGTGCAACAACAACACATGCAGCGTCCAGCCGGATAACACGGTGACCCGCACTGCCTCCAGCGATGAGCTTGCTGAAGATGCTGTATCAGTCCAATCCACTGATGGGTCGAACCCAGGTAGATCAGTCTCTGTGTCCAAGTTCCTCTTCTCCTGTGCTCCAACCTCCCTCCTGGAAGGCCTTGCTAGTGGGGCAAAGGGCATGGCCGGACTAGGCCGGACGCGTATTGCACTTCCTTCACAGTTCGCTTCTGCCTTCAGCTTCCATAGAAAATTTGCCATATGTCTGTCTTCTTCAACCACAGCTGATGGCGTCATACTCTTGGGTGATGGCTCTTATGGGCTGCTCCCTAATGTGGACGCCTCTCAGCTACTCATCTACACCCCACTGATTCTCAATCCTGTGAGCACAGCTTCCGCTCACTCTCAAGGCGAGCCTTCTGCAGAATATTTCATTGGAGTAAAGTCCATTCAGATCAATGAAAAGGCTGTTCCATTGAACACATCCCTGCTGTCCATTAACAGTAAAGGCGTTGGAGGGACAAAGATCAGCACAGTCAACCCCTACACTGTCATGGAGACTTCCATATACAGTGCCTTCACTAAGGCCTTCATCAGCGCGGCCGCCTCCATGAACATCACTAGAGTGGCAGCAGTAGCACCATTCAGCGTCTGCTTCAGCTCAAAGAATGTGTATAGCACACGGGGCGGGGCAGCTGTTCCTACCATCGGTCTTGTTCTGCAAAACAACAGCGTGGTCTGGAGAATTTTTGGAGCGAATTCAATGGTGTTTGTCAATGGTGATGTGCTGTGCCTTGGATTTGTTGATGGAGGAGCAAACCCCAGAACTTCAATTGTTATTGGAGGGTACCAGTTGGAGGACAACCTTCTCCAGTTTGATCTGGCTGCATCAAGGCTTGGGTTCAGCTCCTCTCTCCTCTTCAGCCAAACCACATGCTCCAACTTCAACTTCACATCCAATTAA
- the LOC117918451 gene encoding uncharacterized protein LOC117918451 isoform X1, whose product MDPRYVVLEISSDEEVGLDDYKGDDYDWLSELLREVVDKPTDDSDDVVVVREVNPKQKSKSSKSTAKDDDDDCVVLDGDPDNPVPTVDDSENGSDDLLVVGEKGQIACRDYPHSRDQCAKFPFNSTTHDRHCDQCHCYVCDSLAPCGHWGTGMNIVDHCHATNKDEFWVNQRKSFRLGKSQQVPIQKHATALPQVSQNSSFPLLQPNPIWQNQVSRPTSIHACSSRTNVGVPNTASLTRNQRSEVDFGRTRFQPHLVSQKPHGTQSNIINRKDRGHGFGPLGPQFSSSQPMFKRTGSGRGALTANRSGYGLPNNINHAYTTFSRNVPQRATPNDGTSSRWHDHLPGVALDSAKHQTTQPNMGSIFSNTVPSQPQAYGQPILQSNDCQGTYLHGNQAQNVVNPSFADISGSWPGGTSHSDQPPPIENSQLQSAEPTFIPSVMEFNPQFPVSTNPDPLDLFDSWILENQSVQGAPEGSVPNGLNLTSQDHAPAPVDAGMLFFDFETSWKSLHA is encoded by the exons ATGGATCCGAGGTATGTGGTGTTGGAGATCAGCTCTGATGAAGAAGTGGGTTTGGACGACTACAAGGGTGATGATTATGATTGGCTATCGGAACTTCTCCGAGAGGTGGTGGACAAGCCGACGGATGATTCCGATGATGTCGTGGTGGTGCGTGAGGTCAACCCTAAGCAGAAATCGAAGTCTTCGAAATCAACGGCAAAAGACGATGATGATGACTGCGTGGTTTTAGATGGAGACCCAGACAATCCTGTCCCGACTGTGGACGACTCCGAGAATGGGTCCGACGATTTGCTTGTCGTTGGAGAGAAGGGTCAG ATTGCATGCAGAGATTACCCTCACTCACGGGACCAATGTGCtaaatttccttttaattcTACCACACATGATAGGCACTGTGACCAG TGCCATTGTTACGTCTGCGATTCACTTGCCCCTTGTGGCCATTGGGGGACTGGTATGAACATTGTTGACCATTGTCATGCCACTAATAAAGATGAGTTTTGGGTAAATCAGAGGAAAAGTTTCAGGCTAGGGAAAAGTCAGCAAGTACCTATTCAAAAACACGCCACAGCATTGCCCCAAGTTAGCCAAAATTCATCATTTCCTCTATTGCAACCCAACCCCATATGGCAGAATCAGGTTTCTAGGCCAACCTCAATCCATGCTTGCTCTTCCCGAACCAATGTTGGTGTCCCAAACACGGCAAGCCTAACTAGAAACCAGAGGTCAGAAGTTGATTTTGGCAGAACTAGATTCCAACCGCATTTGGTCTCACAAAAGCCGCATGGTACACAGAGTAATATTATTAACCGGAAGGACAGAGGTCATGGTTTTGGACCTTTAGGCCCCCAATTTTCCTCTTCCCAACCAATGTTTAAAAGGACAGGTTCTGGCAGAGGTGCCTTGACTGCTAATCGGTCAGGTTATGGTTTGCCTAACAACATTAATCATGCTTATACAACATTTTCTAGAAATGTCCCCCAAAGAGCGACGCCAAATGACGGAACTTCTAGTAGGTGGCACGACCACCTTCCTGGAGTGGCTTTGGATTCTGCTAAACATCAGACCACCCAGCCAAACATGGGCAGCATCTTTTCAAATACAGTGCCTTCACAACCACAAGCATACGGTCAGCCTATTCTTCAGTCAAATGATTGCCAAGGTACATATCTGCATGGGAATCAAGCTCAAAATGTTGTGAATCCAAGTTTTGCCGATATCAGTGGAAGTTGGCCAGGAGGTACCAGCCATAGCGACCAACCACCTCCAATAGAAAACTCCCAACTTCAAAGTGCAGAGCCAACATTTATACCATCTGTCATGGAATTCAATCCGCAGTTTCCTGTTAGTACGAATCCTGATCCATTGGACCTATTTGACAGCTGGATTCTGGAAAACCAGTCTGTTCAGGGGGCTCCTGAAGGTTCTGTGCCCAATGGATTGAATTTAACTTCTCAGGATCATGCCCCGGCCCCAGTAGATGCAGGAATGCTTTTTTTTGATTTCGAAACCTCTTGGAAAAGTCTGCATGCTTAG
- the LOC117917547 gene encoding tetratricopeptide repeat protein 4 homolog produces MALWMETGSEPNTQSEIADLDAITALKESAALELKEKGNQYVKLGKKHYADAIDCYTKAINQKALSDPENSVIYANRAHVNLLLGNYRRALMDAQEAIKLCPTNVKAFYRAVKASLSLDLLGEAKSYCENGLERDPNNEELKKLARQIDAQNSEREHHEAQVSKAVATAKHLVSAIENRGLKIGKAVFQELTGLRKPILDTNNIFHWPVLLLYPEVMSSDFIEDFCETDIFSAHLDMMFSESCPPLPWDKENNYTREAVELYYEAGSGVCLPKAKFLSYLLEGTVGSHVESIGDEEKDVIECSHDVTSAGKGSSKWVKVNEKRTLNDVLKEPNLMIPGIPVFYVVSKRSSFYKEFRDGKWSLPS; encoded by the exons ATGGCTCTGTGGATGGAAACAGGTTCTGAACCAAATACCCAGAGCGAGATTGCAGACCTTGACGCCATCACAGCACTCAAGGAGTCAGCTGCTCTTGAACTCAAG GAAAAAGGTAACCAGTATGTCAAGTTGGGTAAAAAACATTATGCCGATGCTATAGATTGTTACACAAAGGCTATAAACCAGAAAGCTTTGAGTGACCCTGAGAACTCAGTAATCTATGCAAATAGAGCCCATGTGAATCTGTTGCTTGGAAACTACAGACGGGCTCTCATGGATGCACAGGAAGCAATAAAGCTGTGTCCAACAAATGTCAAG GCATTTTATCGTGCAGTCAAAGCATCACTGTCTTTGGATCTGTTGGGTGAAGCGAAATCATATTGTGAAAATGGACTTGAGCGGGATCCAAATAATGAAGAACTAAAGAAGCTAGCAAGGCAAATTGATGCACAAAATTCGGAACGTGAGCACCATGAAGCTCAAGTTTCCAAGGCTGTGGCCACAGCaaag CACCTTGTTTCTGCAATTGAAAATAGAGGACTGAAGATTGGGAAGGCAGTGTTTCAAGAACTTACTGGCTTAAGAAAGCCTATATTAGacactaataatatttttcactGGCCGGTTCTTCTTCTATATCCGGAGGTTATGTCCAGTGACTTTATTGAAGACTTTTGTGAGACTGACATTTTTTCAGCTCATCTAGACATG ATGTTTTCAGAAAGTTGTCCACCACTGCCTTGGGATAAAGAAAACAATTACACCCGTGAAGCTGTTGAACTTTATTATGAG GCCGGTTCTGGAGTTTGTTTACCGAAAGcaaaattcctttcttatctgTTAGAGGGAACTGTTGGTTCTCATGTGGAAAGCATTGGTGATGAAGAGAAGGATGTGATTGAGTGTTCTCATGATGTTACTTCTGCAG GCAAAGGGTCTTCTAAATGGGTCAAAGTGAATGAAAAGAGAACGCTTAATGATGTGCTGAAAGAACCCAACCTTATGATTCCTGGAATTCCAG TTTTCTATGTGGTTTCAAAAAGATCCAGCTTCTATAAAGAGTTCAGAGATGGAAAGTGGTCTCTTCCATCATGA